In the genome of Primulina eburnea isolate SZY01 chromosome 13, ASM2296580v1, whole genome shotgun sequence, the window GGATCCTGAGCTTGTCAAGAAGATAGGAACTGCCACTGCTCTTGAAGTTAGAGCAACAGGAATTCCCTATGCATTTTCTCCCTGTATAGCGGTTGATAAAATTGACATTTTTAGTTCTTTGAAACTTTTTGGTTTGATTGCTGCTGATTACTCATTTAATTTTAACAGGTTTGTAGGGACCCAAGATGGGGTCGCTGTTTTGAAAGCTATAGCGAGGATCACAAGATTGTTCAAGCAATGACAGAGATAATTCCTGGCTTGCAAGGAGATCTTCCAGCCAGTTATGCAAGGAACTTCCCATATGTGAATGGGATTGGGAGGTAAAACATTTGTCTTTGTGCAGCAAAACCTAAATATTTTACAAATCGGTAAGAAGCAGCCAAAACATTTTTATTCGATTCGGTATATGAAAATATACTCAATTACAGGAAAATAAAAAGCTACAGGGGGTGTTCtcaattctttttttaaaaagttaCCGGGCCGGCGATCACCATGACGGCCACCCTCTGACTCTGCCTTTTGTTGCCTTTCTTCAATAGAGTAGTGCAATATTTGCAAGCTTATAGTATGACGTTAGTCTTTTTTAATATAATCAAAGGGCAGGGTGGATTGTCAGACGGTAGATCCCTCAAACAAAAATATTAACATTTTGGATGTATTTTTTGAAAAGATGGATTCACCCTTCCCCTATGCCTTGTTACTGCACAAGTGCATTAGTAGGATAGGTGGTGATTGATTGTTTCCTCCAATGAAGGAAAAAGGTTGCTGCATGTGCGAAACACTTTGTGGGAGATGGCGGAACAATAGATGGTATCAATGAAAACAACACTATCATAGACATGAATGGACTGTTTGATATCCACATGCCTGCATATCTCGATTCCATCAGAAAGGGAGTGGCAACAATTATGATATCTTTCTCGAGCTTAAATGGTAAAAAGATGCATACTCACAAAGATCTCATCACTGGATATCTCAAGAATAAGCTCAAATTCGAAGTACGTCTCATGGAGAACTAGTGTTGTGTGTTTGATTTCTCTATCTGAATTTACTTTGAACGTAAAGGATAATTTCTTTTCTCTGGTTATTTTATAGGGGTTTGTTATATCCGATTCTGAAGGTATTGACAAGATAACTTCCCCACCACATGCTAACTATACATATAGTGTTGAAGCTAGTATCAATGCTGGAATTGACACGGTTAGCAAAAATATGTGCCGTGTACTTTTGTTTTATTCGTTATGCAACCAAATATAAGTGAAATTCATCCATTTATTGCAGGTTATGGTCCCAGAGAAGTTTATAGAGTTCATCAATGACTTAACTTCACTGGTGAATAAAAATGTTATCCCTATGAGCAGAATAGACGATGCTGTTGAGAGAATACTGAGGGTCAAATTTATTATGGGGCTCTTCGAGAACCCAATGGCAGATTTCGCCTTGGTGAACCATCTTGGAAGCCTGGTACATCATTAAAGTCATGCTTCAAAAATGACTTTTTACGTGTTGCACTATCGAATGTTAGTTTCATTTTGACCATTGTTTTTGAGTAGCAACACAGAGAGTTGGCCCGGGAAGCAGTGAGGCGATCCCTAGTCCTACTCAAGAATGGTAAAAGTGGTGAAGCCCCATTTCTCCCTCTTCCAAAGAGAGCTTCGAAGATACTCGTGGCAGGAAGCCATGCAAATGACATCGGTAATCAATGTGGAGGATGGACGATAGAATGGCACGGTCTTTCTGGCAATATTACAATTGGTACGTGTTAAATACCACTTTTCCTAAAACTCGAGCTTATGAAACCCAACAACAGCTTTATGTTTTAACAGCACTGATACTTAAAGaaagtatttttattttgtttgtagGTACCACAATTCTAAATGCAGTAATGAACACAGTTGATCCAGACACTGA includes:
- the LOC140808767 gene encoding uncharacterized protein, which codes for MVMAGLLMKMAALMLLCFCTEAEYLKYKDPKQPLNVRIKDLLKRMTLEEKIGQMTMIDRKVASRDIVKNYFIGSLLSGGGSVPAPKASAETWINMVNDFQKGALSTRLGIPMIYGIDAVHGHNTVYNATIFPHNIGLGVTRDPELVKKIGTATALEVRATGIPYAFSPCIAVCRDPRWGRCFESYSEDHKIVQAMTEIIPGLQGDLPASYARNFPYVNGIGRKKVAACAKHFVGDGGTIDGINENNTIIDMNGLFDIHMPAYLDSIRKGVATIMISFSSLNGKKMHTHKDLITGYLKNKLKFEGFVISDSEGIDKITSPPHANYTYSVEASINAGIDTVMVPEKFIEFINDLTSLVNKNVIPMSRIDDAVERILRVKFIMGLFENPMADFALVNHLGSLQHRELAREAVRRSLVLLKNGKSGEAPFLPLPKRASKILVAGSHANDIGNQCGGWTIEWHGLSGNITIGTTILNAVMNTVDPDTEVIYNENPNTEYVKSNNFSYAIVAVGELPYSETVGDSKNLTIAGHGYTTITDVCRSITCVVVLITGRPVVIEPYLELIDSLVAAWLPGTEGQGIADVLFGDYGFTGKLARTWFRTVDQLPMNVGDPHYDPLFPFGFGLTTTANRDLKASQ